The window ATCAGTCTGCTTGGACGTTAGGAGAGGAAACTGAACATGGATtggaatttcagaaaaagaatacaTAGAGACATATATGATACTTAATTTTATCCACTGTCAAAATTAATTCATGTGTTGGCTGTAGTATTATGTATTGAGGTCCTGGAAGTCTGTCAAAGGCATTTAAAATTCGAAGCGAGTACACTTTAATACCAATGTAAATTCTAAAAGTGTATATTCATATAAAAATTGAatgaaattttctgtatttcagctggAGCTCTTAGTGCGCACAGGTATTTCCGGGATAATCCATCTGAGCTATGTTGCATCATTGTGGACAGTGGATACTCTTTTACACACATTGTACCTTATTGTagaagtaaaaagaagaaagaggcgATCATCAGGTAAACTGCGGTATATATTTCCTAGATTTGTTTGCTCTGCCTGAAGTTAATAATGATAGAATTCCTTgtgttactctttttttctgtaggatTAATGTTGGAGGAAAACTCTTAACCAACCATCTGAAGGAGATAATCTCTTACAGGTAAAGCATGCTGGTCATCACCTTGAGACCTGGTATGAAATGAGCTAGAAGTTTGTGGGGATATTCTTACTGGTTCTATGAATTTTAGATTAAATGCTGttgaaaggagaagggaatttTTGTCTGTTATAATCAGCTAGCTGCTGTCTTGAGCTTAAGCTCAAGATGAATTAAGATGAGCTTAAGCTCTTTGAAGAATTAGGCTGTTAGTTTTTAAAGTGCTAGCATTTTTGAAGTTGCTGAGGCTACCTGTGTGTTCACAATTTTAAGTCCTTACACGTTTAATTATAAGTCCTTACATGTTTTCTGAGATGTCTCAGTAGATCATCAGTCAGTTTGCTAACTGATTCTATTAATACCACAAATAAAATTCAATAGGATcaacttttcattaaaatcctTTAGCTTGGAAGTTTATCTAGGTAAAGGTCTTTTTGCTAGTAGAGCTAATTGCAGGATTATGGCTATATTTGTTATGAAGGCATTGGGCAAATGAAGGTAGATGTTTGTATTTATTGAACTATGagacaggaaaatattaaaCTCCAGTAGGCCAGGAATGCTTTGTAAATTGAATACAGGTTTTAGATATTGAGACAGTAGCTTTCTGTGATTTGAAAACTCTGGTTGCTCATCTTCAGTGGAAATCTGGACAGGTAATGCTATGACTTAATTATTCTCAAacttgtgtgtttttgttttctgtttttcacaggCAGCTACATGTTATGGATGAAACACATGTAATTAATCAAGTGAAAGAAGATGTGTGTTACGTTTCTCAAGACTTTTACAAGGACATGGACATTGCCAAGTGCGTATACACTGGTATTAAATGTAACAGTTGCTACTTAAGAATAATCTTTTtatacaaacaaataaaactataCTCTTCATTGGCAAATTTTCCCGTTAAGTCAAAGGAAGTCTTGTCAGTATAAAATAGTTGAGATTTAGAACTTGTTCTTTATTGTGTTGTATTTTacattcttctctttcagattgaaaggagaggaaaatactgTAATGGTAGATTATGTTTTGCCAGACTTCAGCACAATCAAAAAAGGATTTTGTAAGGTAAAGATAGTGTGATTTCAGATTTAATACCAGAGTATGTATGATTCTTAAAAGATTTGTTGATAATACGATTTCATGTAGAATAtactgcctgcctctgcagtaCATGAAAAAGATTAGCTGAATACTTCAggatgtaatttcttttcttagcaGTGACAACTATTCATGTCTTTAATTTAGCCAAGAGAAGAGATGGTGTTAAGTGGAAAATACAAGACTGGTGAACAAATACTTCGTCTAACAAATGAAAGATTTGCAGTTCCAGAAATACTCTTCCATCCTTCGGATATTGGCATTCAAGAGATGGGAATTCCTGAAGCTATTGTTTATTCTATTCAGAATTTACCTGAAGGTACAAcctaaaagtattttgaaaagtgtgggggatgggggtggcttgtgttgttttggtttgggagtttttttgttgatttggggttttttttaagcatccaAAATGTCTTAAGAAGCTAGTACTGCCAATATGCCAGTTACTAAGTTGTCAACTGTTCTGTCTGCTGGTGTGTGTCATACACTCCAGAACTGATTGTCTACAAGAGACTCTGTTCAGCAAACACAGTTTTGTGGTGATTCATTGATTGGTTTCTACTCTTGTTTCGGTTAATTGCTGTAGACTTTATTCTTCTTAACATCCTTTTCTAATATGACCTTCTTTGATGCCGATGATGGAGTATACTTGAAAttaggaagaagagaaaaatgaaactgaCCCAACTCAGTAATTTAAGCATCAAAGTATAAAACCTTTCTGACTGCTCTGTCAGAAGTAATACTAAAGCTGTCATTTTACAGATGATGTACATGTAATGAATGTTATTACTACAAAGACGACTTTCATAGGTTTTATGATACCACATAAGTATGGCAGCTTCAAGACTATTATTTTGTACTCTTAAAAAATTGTATCATTTAAAATCCCTTGTGAAAGGGGAATCATGTTGGCAGACATGAAATTTAATCGGCAATATAAGAAAACAGTAGTTATCAAAGCCAAATTATAAAAATCACGAAGAACAGAGGATGATTGATCACTTTCTTGCATTTCTCAATAAAACTATGTAACTGATGTGATCGTTAGATGATGATAAAATTCTTCTATGCATATTCATAATATTccaattcattaaaaaaatgggaaaaaaacccgctttaattttaaatatatattcagtCTTCACAGATTTActtatttatgttacagaaatGCAGCCTCATTTCTTCAAGAACATAGTTCTGACTGGGGGAAACACCCTTTTTCCAGGCTTCAGAGATCGGGTTTATTCTGAAGTTCGATGTCTTACTCCAACTGATTATGATGTTTCTGTTGTTCTTCCTGAAAAGTAAGTCCTAAACTGTACAGAACAAGCTTTGTCTTAGCAGAACGAACTATAAAGTAGGATTTCTTTTGCTGATTAAAAAGATAGATTGACTAAAgggtttaatttaaatattaagtgAACAAAAATTGTacaaaaagaatgttttaaatcaGTGTATTTTTCAGACAAACCAAATAAATGAGAGACCACCTGCTTGCCCTGTACTTTGGCTAATAAAGTTAAGCATATAAGTGTTTCCAGGATCAGGCTTTTTATTGTAATCAGATAAATAAGACTGTATTGTCATTAAGCGGATACGTCAGCATGCAAGATTAGAGTTTTGTCTTTTACTTAGAAGAATTTTCAGCATCTGAATGCTGCCATGTCATTATTAATGTGGCCATGTCACGGATTTGGAAGGGGCAATGTCTTTGCAGAGAGAGAGTATACAGTTGAGACAAAACAAGTCTATCTTGAAAgtacaaaaaaatcttcacttttttaatgtattattaaagagtatttttaccttttattaAAGAATCATTATTTGTGCAAAGTAAATGCAAAGACATCTCCACTTCCTGCCCTCTTCACACCTGCCTCCAAAGAGGCActtgctttttataaaaagcaaagtCAGTTAGCTCTGCTAAAATGTCAAACTTTGTCTCATAACATCTCTGGAGCTGGATGGTTTGATTTCAcaatcaaaaatatatttttaaataggtatGGGTAAATAAAAGTCTTTGAAATCATCACTGcatacttctgttttaaatgaaCTTACGGGTAAGAGTAACAGTaactttgttcatttttcagcCCTATTACTTATTCTTGGGAAGGTGGGAagctcatttctgaaaatgatgaTTTTGAAGACATGGTAGTAACTAGAGAAGATTATGAAGAACATGGACACAATATCTGTGAAGAGAAATTTGATATATAGGTAGCATAGTTGGATACATTGTTTTTCCATTGGTTTACTCAGAATGGAATTCTTTGAAATACAACCTGTTTTCTGCCAGTAGGATTGTGTTTTAGCTTTCCTGTATTTAAGTGGgttgggaaaaataattttcagagtttaaaaataaagttttacaaGCCTAATACTATGAAGTAATATGTTCATTGTCGTTTCATTATGTTCCCTTCTTTTACTGATGGCTTCACTGTATTCTTACTGCAGAAAACCTCAATGCATGaggcaataaaaatattgaatgcTTGTACTGGTCTGACACTAATACATAGTGAGAAGAAatcaagggggttttttttattattgtgttCAAAATGAATAGTATTCTAACTTGCGCATGCAATCGAATGGACATTGAACACATCTCAAAAGGCCTCTTTGGATTGCCTATACTAAAAAGGAATACGTGTGGTTTATTTTTGGTTATTTTAGTGAATAGCCATAAGAGGAATATACTTGAACTGTGACCACTGCTATTGAAAGTATACTTAGGCTTTGAGAAAAGAGTAACTTGAACAATTCCTTTCTAAAAAGGGGCTTGGGGTTTGTAGGTcatgggctttttttgtttggtttttgttttaaacaatgGTTGAGCAAGTAAGTTTCCTGGCCCTCCCCTAGCCTTTCTGAAAAGGTGACATCAGAAGCTGTCTGAGGTGAACGAAGCTTACAGCTGTGTCCTGGGTAATCCCATCTGTGTCCTAGCCAGGCACTCTAGATAAAAAAATGCCCCAGCCTGTACTTGCTATTTGTGTTTACAGAGCAAAGGTGGCATCAGAAGCCCTGTTCCTGTGCCATCAGTCCATGCAGCACTGCAGCCGGAGGGAAAGAGCGTGGTACAGGCTAATGGCCAGATAAAGCCAgggagggctgggctggcaggggtGCCCCAGCTGGCTCGCTTGGGTgccaggagggaggcaggcactCGCGCAGGGGGATAATGGACACACAGGTGCCGACATTGATCTGGACCTGATGCAGCTGGTGGCCACAGGGCCACTGCCCTTTTTGTAGGGCCAGTGGTATTCGGCGATCTTGGATTTGCAGAGGTCTCAGCTGCAATCTCCTATTCCCTCTGGTCTGCCCCTGTGTCAAACCAGTAACCGTACTTGTCAGTGCGCTTTCCTAGCTTGGAACAAAGAGCACTGACTTACTCTGGCAGTCGGTGGCAGGGATCAAGCAGGGGCTTCACTGGATTTCATGCCCCTCCACTGATCCTCCACACGGGGGGGCACTTCAAAGCACAAGTAGATATTATTACCTTCTGAAAATTTGTTCTTTGGGACATTGTGTAATTGATGTAGTTGAATGGTCAGAGCTGTGAAGAGGGGGAACAAAAGTCTGTACCACCAGCCCCTGGGCTTACTGGTAGCGTTAAGATATCCTCATCTCTggcttccatttcttttctacttCAGATAAGGGAGTTAGAGCCACCCTGTTCTGATCAACATTCCAGATTCTCATGAGCTGCTCCTGTTGCTGCTCGGAGGTCTCAGCACAAGGGCGATATAGAAGAGAAGCCAACGCTCCAGAGAATGGGAGATCTTGATGATAAGCTGCCCCAATTAAATATTTGTCCGAGATGATCTTTCTTCTGCAATGTGATCTTTTTTACCTTGGACTGCCAGCTCATGGTGGCTAATGGGCTGAAAGGCATGGAAGAGGTACCCTCCTCCTGTTCATAGCTACATGAGCCACACAGGAGGCAGCAAGGGTATTAGTGCATGAAAACACCACCTACAAATTCTTGGATACAGCTGGTGTATTACTCTGTGCAAGAAAATACAGGACATCAATAAGTCTAGTACACAGCCACAGGTAGAGGCCCTTGTGTCCaacctctatttttttaaataactgcttCACAAAATTATTAGCATGCTTTAGCTGGGAAATATGCACATTGCTGCTTTTATAGGAACAATGAACTTTCTCCTTGGTAGGAGCAAACATGAATGCTCTATGAATAGAAGTAAGCTTCCTTACCTCGAAGGTGGTATCACCTGTTCTTTGATAAGGCTGCACTGGAAAGTAGCTCTAGACTAAACTCTTCAGAAATGTTATACTTCAAATACAAATTCATACTGGCAATTAATTTGATAGCTCTATGCTAGAAGTCATAAGTAGAAATGAGTGAGAGGTCCAAGTTCCCTTACCAGATGATTCTGTGTCAAATATCGTTAAAAGTGACACAACTTTCTAAAGTCCAAtaaagttttcttcattttgaaatgtaactgaaagcataacactgaaaaagaataatCTCTAGTTCACCAAGCTTGTTCTGTTCAGCAGGCCCCTA of the Grus americana isolate bGruAme1 chromosome 1, bGruAme1.mat, whole genome shotgun sequence genome contains:
- the ACTR6 gene encoding actin-related protein 6 gives rise to the protein MATLVLDNGAYNAKIGYSHANVSVIPNCQFRSKTARLKTFTANQLDEIKDPSGLFYILPFQKGYLVNWDVQRQVWDYLFGKEMYQVDFVDTNIIITEPYFNFSSIQESMNEILFEEYQFQAVLRVNAGALSAHRYFRDNPSELCCIIVDSGYSFTHIVPYCRSKKKKEAIIRINVGGKLLTNHLKEIISYRQLHVMDETHVINQVKEDVCYVSQDFYKDMDIAKLKGEENTVMVDYVLPDFSTIKKGFCKPREEMVLSGKYKTGEQILRLTNERFAVPEILFHPSDIGIQEMGIPEAIVYSIQNLPEEMQPHFFKNIVLTGGNTLFPGFRDRVYSEVRCLTPTDYDVSVVLPENPITYSWEGGKLISENDDFEDMVVTREDYEEHGHNICEEKFDI